The proteins below come from a single Thermococcus sp. genomic window:
- a CDS encoding HAD family hydrolase, with product MLKGLIFDVDETLVYYEGYDHRKWYEGWVLPELKKHGIELDYETYRKTVRGDLPRSYVERFGIDHVEFWKIVDRVNLQYRRWMAERGRIRPFPDVDALEELKAMGLKLAAVSNASQECTEFVLSLFDLGKYFEVVYGKDYSNLDGVKPSPYLVEKALKALGLKSREAMMVGDSHHDVLAGKRAGMKVVNVTRFGKIDGADYYVDNLWELVELVRKMLER from the coding sequence ATGCTCAAAGGATTGATATTCGACGTCGACGAGACCCTGGTCTATTACGAGGGCTACGACCACAGGAAATGGTACGAGGGATGGGTTCTTCCGGAGCTGAAAAAGCACGGCATCGAGCTGGACTACGAGACCTACAGGAAGACGGTGAGGGGGGATCTGCCCCGGAGCTACGTCGAGCGCTTTGGGATAGACCACGTGGAGTTCTGGAAAATCGTCGACCGCGTGAATCTCCAGTACCGCCGGTGGATGGCCGAACGGGGAAGGATACGGCCCTTCCCTGACGTTGATGCCCTTGAAGAGCTGAAAGCGATGGGCTTGAAGCTCGCCGCGGTGAGCAACGCCTCTCAGGAGTGCACGGAGTTCGTTTTGAGCCTCTTTGATCTGGGGAAATACTTCGAGGTTGTCTATGGGAAGGACTACTCAAACCTCGACGGCGTCAAGCCAAGCCCATACCTCGTTGAAAAGGCCCTGAAGGCGCTCGGTCTTAAATCCCGGGAGGCCATGATGGTAGGCGACAGCCACCACGACGTGCTGGCAGGAAAGCGTGCGGGCATGAAGGTGGTCAACGTTACGCGCTTCGGGAAAATCGATGGTGCTGACTACTACGTGGATAACCTCTGGGAGCTTGTCGAACTGGTAAGAAAAATGCTGGAGAGATGA
- the serK gene encoding L-serine kinase SerK: MGVEKVPKYDIPTVKVDYVFIELDKMKPHEQLVQKELEAFIESVTGSGIFWKPMLLAKVPGEDMYLIVDGHHRWAGLQKLGAKRAPSVILDYFSDDVKVYTWYPAFKGNLEEVLERLKAEGLEVIEDPEAEEKAERGEIAFALVGEKSFSIPGGLEEQKKVSKVLDEMSVEGKIELIYYGLKEDAREDMGKGEIDYVFIRKAPSKEEVMELVKRGEVYSPKTTRHVLPFNPDKIDVKLEELF, encoded by the coding sequence ATGGGAGTTGAAAAGGTTCCGAAGTATGACATTCCGACGGTTAAGGTCGACTACGTTTTTATCGAGCTCGACAAGATGAAGCCCCACGAGCAGCTCGTCCAGAAGGAGCTTGAGGCCTTCATCGAGAGCGTTACCGGTAGTGGAATCTTCTGGAAGCCCATGCTCCTCGCCAAGGTTCCCGGTGAGGACATGTACCTGATAGTTGACGGTCACCACCGCTGGGCGGGTTTACAGAAGCTCGGCGCGAAGAGAGCTCCATCGGTTATCCTTGACTACTTCAGCGACGATGTCAAGGTTTACACCTGGTACCCGGCCTTCAAGGGGAACCTTGAGGAGGTTCTTGAGAGGCTCAAAGCCGAGGGACTTGAGGTGATTGAAGACCCCGAGGCCGAGGAGAAGGCCGAGAGGGGCGAGATAGCCTTTGCCCTCGTCGGCGAGAAGAGCTTCTCCATCCCCGGAGGCCTTGAGGAGCAGAAGAAGGTCAGCAAGGTTCTGGACGAGATGAGCGTTGAAGGTAAAATCGAGCTCATCTACTACGGCCTCAAGGAAGATGCGAGGGAGGACATGGGCAAGGGCGAGATCGACTACGTCTTCATCAGGAAGGCACCGAGCAAGGAGGAGGTTATGGAGCTCGTCAAGCGCGGCGAGGTGTATTCGCCAAAGACCACCAGGCACGTCCTGCCCTTTAACCCGGACAAGATCGACGTCAAGCTTGAGGAGCTGTTCTGA
- a CDS encoding MBL fold metallo-hydrolase, with protein sequence MIRNMNIYPLYDDGDHKVYWLGIEEAEDEKGILTNQYLVIDRNEAALIEPGGFFVFSRVLRNVSSVISPTQIKYLMYSHQDPDVVAGLNLWFEYAPLAKLVISELWVRFIPHMAVLSAGRTVGIPDRGMEFQLGGSTIRAIPSHYLHSPGNFSFYDEKSGILFSTDIGAAAFPEGEWYLFVEDFEEHVKHMEGFHRRYMSSTKALRAWVRSVRRLSPRVIAPQHGAIFRDENVGRFLNWLEGLEVGIDVFENEFYGE encoded by the coding sequence ATGATAAGAAACATGAACATATACCCCCTCTATGACGACGGGGATCACAAAGTTTACTGGCTCGGAATCGAGGAGGCCGAAGACGAGAAGGGTATTCTTACAAACCAGTATCTCGTCATAGACAGAAACGAGGCGGCTTTGATAGAACCCGGGGGATTCTTTGTGTTTTCAAGGGTTCTGAGGAACGTCTCCTCCGTCATCTCCCCCACGCAGATAAAATACCTCATGTACTCCCACCAGGATCCGGATGTGGTTGCGGGCTTAAACCTCTGGTTTGAATACGCCCCGCTTGCAAAGCTCGTTATCTCCGAGCTCTGGGTCAGGTTCATACCCCACATGGCGGTTCTAAGTGCTGGCAGGACGGTGGGAATACCTGACAGAGGAATGGAGTTCCAGCTTGGGGGCTCAACAATAAGGGCGATTCCCTCTCACTACCTCCACAGTCCGGGCAACTTCTCCTTCTACGACGAGAAGAGCGGGATACTCTTCAGCACTGACATAGGTGCCGCGGCGTTTCCCGAGGGTGAATGGTACCTCTTCGTTGAGGATTTTGAAGAGCACGTCAAACATATGGAAGGTTTCCACAGGAGGTACATGAGCTCAACGAAGGCACTTAGGGCATGGGTTCGCTCCGTTCGGAGGCTGAGTCCCAGGGTCATAGCCCCACAGCACGGGGCAATATTCCGGGATGAAAACGTTGGCAGGTTCCTAAACTGGCTGGAGGGCCTTGAGGTCGGCATAGATGTCTTTGAGAATGAGTTTTACGGGGAGTAA